GGAATATTTATTACAGAGCATGGCAAACTATGGTTTTCCGATGGTGATAGCGGTATTTTTATTAGTGCGAATGGATAGGCGATTGGCTGAATTAGACAGTGGTATACGTGATTTAACTGAAGCCATAAAACAAAAGGGAAGCCTATAATAGTAATAGAAATAACAATGTAAAATTAAAGGATTTTTAATGAGCTATTAAGAATATAATGATATAATATTAACGCAAAGTAATTATATTAATTTTATCTAGGAGTGGATGTTTATGAAACGTATTAGAAAAGCGGTTATTCCAGCTGCTGGTTTTGGTACGCGATTTTTGCCAGCGACTAAGGCTACACCGAAAGAAATGTTACCGATTGTAGATAAACCTACAATTCAATATATAGTGGAAGAAGCGTTGGCAAGTGGTATCGAGGATATCTTGATTATTAGCGGTCATGCTAAGCGTGCTATTGAAGACCACTTCGACAGCACACCTATTTTGGAAGAGAATTTAAAGGCAAAAGGCAAGACTGAATTATTGAAAATGGTACAAGAAATTTCTGAAATTAATGTACATTACATTCGTCAAAAACATATGCGCGGACTTGGCGATGCTATTTTATGCGCACGTGCTTTTGTCGATAATGAACCATTTGCTGTACTTTTAGGCGATGATGTCGTTTACAATCCAAAACCACAGCCACCAGCATTAAAACAGTTGATGGATATGTACAGTCAAACTGGTGCAACGATTTTAGGCTGTCAAAAAGTGCCGAAAGAAAAAGTATCTTCTTATGGTATTGTAGCAGGTGAGCCTACTATTAATGAGCAGTTGATGAAAGTCAGCGATATGATAGAAAAGCCAAGCATTGAAGAGGCTCCTAGTCAGATGGCTGTACTCGGTAGATATATAATCACACCTGATGTATTTGAAGTGCTCCAGAATACAAAACCTGGTAAAGGCGGAGAAATACAGCTTACAGATGCACTTAAAGTCATGGCAAAACGTGAAAATGTATATGCTTATAACTTCACTGGCAAGCGCTATGATGTGGGCGATAAATTGGGATTTTTGAAAGCTACAGTGGAATTTGCATTGCGCCGTGATGACTTATCAGCAGATTTTTCTAGCTATTTAAAGGATATCACTAAAAACTTATAATTATCGAAATAAAAGTTGTCTGTATTTAAGATAGTTAAATCAGGCAACTTTTTTTTGAAAATAACCATAGTTTTAATAGTTTGTGATATAGTATATATGTAGTATAAAAATCTGATAATGAGGTTTAATAGTGATTACAAACACTTCTAGACATTTGCGATTAAATATTTTATCCCATTATTAAATGGAAAGGAGTGCTAGTATGTCCATAAAATACATAATTGCTCAAATCCGTCATGAAAAAAACATGACTCAAAAACAACTTGCTAAAAAAGCAGGTATTAGTACAGCTATGATTAGTTTTATAGAAAATGATAAACGACAACCGACTTTTTATGTGATTGCACTGATAGCTAAAGCTTTAGACGTCACGGTTGATGAATTAGTAGTTATAAAAGATACACATCGTTTTTTTAAATAATTACAGTTGGCTAAAATAAAAACTGCCTTTTTTAGGCAGTTTTTTTGTTTTTTAATCTATTTCTAATACCATTTTAATTTTACAATGTTACAATAATAACTGTAAAAGGAAAATAAAGGATTGGTAAATAGTTGATTTTGAAACTTATAAATATAAATGGGAATTTTTTTATAAATCCTTATTTATAAAGGGTTTTTAAATGATTTTTGAATTTTTTCAAATGTAATATTCGGTAATAAATTTTATAAAATGTTGCATTTTCCTAAAAAATATGCTATTATCATTATAGTTCTTGGAAAGATGTATAGTGACGAGATATAAAAGTTGAGGAAACGTGGATACTCATACACAATAAAATCTCCGAGCAATATATTTTTTTAAGAGCGAAAAAAATATATTATTGAGGAGGAGTTTTATTATGTCTAAAAAAACTCTTGTTTCTGCAATTACTGCCGCTCTCGTAGTTGGCGCTGCTAGCACAACTTTTGCTGCTGCAAATCCTTTCAGCGATGTTCCTGCTGATAGCTGGGCATATGACGCTGTATCTACTCTTGCTGCTGATGGCGTAATCGATGGTTACCCAGATGGCACTTACAAAGGCCAAAACACAATGACTCGTTATGAAATGGCTCAGATCGTAGCTCGTGCAATGGCTAAAACTGATATCGAAAAAGCAGATAAAGCTCTCGTTGACAAATTAGCTGCTGAATTCGCTGAAGAACTCGATAACCTCGGTGTTCGCGTTGCTGACCTCGAAAAGAAATCCGACAACGTTAAATGGACTGGCGAATTAAGATATCGTTATTATGATGAAAAACATGATGCTGATGCAGATACAAAATATAACAAAGTTATGTTCCGTCTCACTCCACAGGCTTACATCGGTAACTCTGGTTGGGTTGCAAATGCTCGTATCAACTATTTAATGGATGTTTCCAGCGATGATAATGCTTACACTGCTGATCAGACTGATGATAACGATGCTGCTGTTGACCAGGCATATGTTGAAGGACCTCTCGGTGCTGCAACTGTACAGGCTGGTCGTTTACCAGTATTCACTGCACAAGGTATGTTATTCGATGATCGTATCTCCGGTGCTCAGGTAGCTTTTGGTGATACATTCAAAACTACTTTAGCAGCTGGTCGTTATAGCGAAGATAGCCATAGCACTTCTACTAAAACTACAAATGGCAATGCTAAAGACATGACTGCTGAATACTATGGTATCCAATTCGATTGGCAGGCAACTGATAAAATGGCAGTTAATGCTGGTTACACTCAGTTTACTGGTATTGATAGCCTTAATCCAGATGCTAAAGATGCAAGCAAATTTGTTGGCTTAAATGATGATAGCCTTGGCATTTGGTACCTCGGCGGTAGCTATGCATTCAATGACAGCGTAAAACTCGTTGGTGAATATGCACAGTCCGACGCTGATGCTTATGAAAAAGCTGGTATCGTAGAAGTACAGTACAAAGGTTCCGATGTTGCTGATCCTGGTTCTTGGGGCGCTTATGCTGGTTACCGTCATCTCGGTAACAACGTTGCAGTTGCTTCCACTTATGATGATGCTTCCAGCGGACAAAAAGGTTATGTAGTAGGTGCTTCCTATGTTCCTGCTGAAAATATCCTTGCTACAATCGAATACTTCGATGGTAAAGATTTAGTACAAGACGCTGATGCAAGCAAATTCTTCGGTCAGGTTGAATTCTTCTTCTGATAAACATTCAGTAAGACTGAAATTTAATAAAGATATAAAAAGGACAGATTTTATCTGTCCTTTTTCTTATGAATAGCAATAGCTTATTTTTAAGTTATTGCTATTTTTTATGCGAAAAAATCATAGATAAAATCTTTATATGTATAGCATGGAAAAGTTTTATATACAGTTATATATATGAATAAAATGTATAAAATTTCTAGTTGACAAAAAATAAAATATTGACCACTTTAGTTAAGTCGATAAGTGGCTTTTGTCAAGAGGTGTTTTAAAATTGTATATAAATTTATTTTCATGACTATACTATATATTGTGGTTTTGTTTGACAGTCATACATACATATAGTATAATCGTTGCTAGCACATTAAAGAAAACGAATAAAAACCGGTGTATTTTTGGAAAATACTATGGTTAAGATATACTAGGAGTGTTAGCCAAAATGATAACTAAAATAAAAAAACGTACAGGCGATATTGTGCAATTTAATGCACAAAAAATAGCGGATGCTATTAGAAAAGCCAATTTGGAATCAATAGATGAAACCTTTTCTGGAGAGCAATTAAAAGAGCTTACACATAAAGTTGTGCAGTCCTTGACAGAAAAAATACCAGGTGTAGAACAGATACAAGATACGGTGGAAAAAGTATTAATTGCTGGTAATTTTGCAAGCACAGCTAAAGCGTATATTTTATATAGAGCAGAACATACAAAATTGCGCCAAGCAAGAGCTAATTTAATGGATATATATAATGAATTGACTTTTGCTAAAGCTAAAGATGCTGATATCAAGCGCGAAAATGCCAATATCGATGCTGATACAGCAATGGGTACAATGCTCAAATATGGCTCGGAAGGTTCAAAGTATTTTATCACTAGCCAAATCTTACCAAAAGATATTGCAGTGGCTCATATGAATGGTGATATCCATATCCATGATATGGATTTTTATATGCTCACAGAAACTTGTTGTCAAATAGACCTTTTAAAATTGTTCCATAATGGTTTTTCTACTGGTCATGGTTATTTGCGTGAACCGAATGACATTCGTTCTTATGCAGCACTGGCTTGTATTGCTATTCAGGCTAATCAGAACGAAATGCACGGTGGTCAAGCTGTGCCTATGTTTGATTATTGTATGGCTCCAGGTGTTGCTAAAACGTATCGTAAACAGTATTATAAAGCACTTGGTTATTATTTTGACTCTATGCTCGGCATGAATATTGAAGATGGCAAACTCTTATGTAAGGAAATTGAAAAATCCATCCCTGTAAAAGTCAGTATGTCTTCAATAGATGAGTTTGGAGAACAATTAGTACAATTTTTGCCACGTCATCAAAGAGAACATGGTTTCCAAGAAATTGATGAAGCTACAGCGCAGCAAGCACATAAATTCTCTGCTAAAGTGGCATGGCAAGAAACAGATGGTGCTACGTATCAGGCAATGGAAGCTTTCATACACAATTTAAATACTATGAATTCCCGTGCTGGTGCGCAGGTTCCATTCAGTTCCATTAACTATGGTACAGATACTTCTCCAGAAGGTCGCATGGTTATGCGTAATTTGCTTTTAGCAACAGATGCTGGTTTGGGTGATGGAGAAACACCGATATTCCCAGTACAGATTTTTAAGGTAAAAGAAGGCGTCAACTATGAAAAAGGTGACCCAAATTACGATTTATTCCGCTTGGCAATGAAGACTTCTGCAAAGAGATTGTTCCCTAATTTCAGTTTCTTAGATGCTCCATTTAATAAGCAGTATTATAAACCGAACGATTATAATACAGAAGTAGCTTATATGGGTTGTCGTACGCGTGTAATGGGTAATGTATATGACCCAACACGTGAAGTTACTTGCGGTCGTGGCAATCTCAGCTTTACAAGCATAAATTTACCTCGTTTAGCTATTGAAGCTAAAGGGGATATTGATAAATTCTATAAATCTTTAGATGAAATGATTGATTTAGTAATTCGTCAATTATTGCATCGCTTTAAAATTCAATGTGCCAAAATCGGCAAAAATTATCCATTTTTAATGGGACAAGATATTTGGCTTGATTCCGATAAAGTTGGTGAATACGATAGTATCGGTGAAGTTTTAAAACACGGTACGCTTACAGTAGGTTTCATCGGTCTTGCTGAAACTTTAAAAGCATTAATCGGTAAACATCATGGCGAATCAGCTGAAGCTCAAAAATTAGGTCTTGCTATTATCGGTCATATGCGCAAACGCATGGATGATGAAGCACAAAAGACAAAGTTGAATTTCTCACTTATCGCAACACCGGCAGAAGGTTTAAGTGGTAGATTTGTAAAAATTGACCGCAAAATTTATGGCTCTATTCCAGGTGTTACAGATAGAGAGTATTATACAAATTCTTTCCATATTCCAGTATATTATCCAATCAGTGCTTATCGTAAAATTCAGTTGGAAGCACCGTATCATAGTCTTACAAATGGTGGTCATATCAGCTATATTGAAATGGATGGTGACCCAACTAAGAATTTAGCAGCATTTGAAGCAATTATTCGCTGTATGCATGATAATGGCATTGGTTATGGTTCAGTAAATCATCCTGTTGACCGTGACCCTGTATGCGGTTATACAGGTATTATAAATGGTGTATGTCCAAAATGTGGCAGAAGTGAAGCAGCTCATAAACGTCATGTTGTTTTAAAACGCATGCGCGATAATTGTTGCAGCGCAACTGCAATTTAATTTCAATAAAAATAGAAATAAGATAGAAAGAGGGAGTTCTCATGTTAGTAAATGGTGTAGAAGTAAAAGTAAATGGTTTGAATGATATTAGCGAAAAAGAAATTTTAAATTATATTAATTATGTAAAACAGAATTCTAATGAAACACTTTCAAGCCTTACAATTTCTGATGCAGGTAATGGAGAAGTTTCTCTTGATTATCAGACACAGCCAGCTCAATTTGAACGCATTCGTCGTATTACAGGTTATTTAGTAGGCACTATTGACCGCTTTAATAATGCAAAACGTGCTGAAGAACATGACCGCGTAAAACATGGCCTCAATTAAGATTGCTGGTGTAGTTAATGATTCGATTGTAGATGGTGAAGGTTTTCGTTTTACAATTTTCACGCAGGGCTGTTACCATAATTGCCCCGAATGTCAAAATCCACAAACACATGATGTAAATGGCGGTCGTGATGTGGATACTGATGAATTGTTTGAACAGATTTGTGAAAATCCATTGCTGAGTGGTGTTACATTTAGTGGCGGTGAACCGTTTTTACAACCGAAACCATTGGCTGAACTTGCCGAAAAAGTTCACGAACGTGGTCTGGATATTACTACTTTTACAGGCTATACTTTAGAACAACTTTGGCAAATGAACAATGAAGATGTCAATGCACTGCTCGCTCAAACAGATGTACTGATTGATGGACCGTTTGTAGCTGATAAAAAGGATATATCATTGCGTTTCCGCGGCAGCAGTAATCAACGTGTCATCGACATGAATGAAACACGTAGAACAGGTCAAATTGTATTAGTTGAAGAATAATAAAAAACTCCAATCTAAAATTAATTAGATTGGAGTTTTTTGTGTTTAAATTATTCTGGTATAGTTAGATTATTTTTTACTTGCGCAACTTCATTGTTTATATCTAATATAATTGGGCCTTCAATAGCGTAAATACGATTTAAATTATTCAATATGGTTTTTTTATCGACATCATTATTTTTATTAGCTATTAAAATTTCAATAGATTGGCGTGTGGTTTCATTTATTTTATAGCTGTAAGTGCGTGTTTTTTCTAAGACTTCATAGACTAATGTATAGTTATCAGCAGATAATTCAGCCGGTGGCAATAAATCTGTAAGTGTTTGATTAAAGGAATTGCTTTCATCGTATAGTCGTTGTAAGCGGTTAATTGTTTCATCAGTTGAAATCGTGTCATTTTTGTATTCGGCGATTATCTTATGATAATTTGTGCAAAAGCGGTCTAATTTATTGATGGTTTCTTTGTGTTGATTGTACCAAGTTATAAAATACGGTTGTTCATTTAAAATAGCTATGCGCTGTTCTTCAGAAACTGGAGAATTATTTGATGGTGTTATCCATGAGGTACAAGCAACGACTGAGCAAAGTAGTATTATACCGCAGGGAATTATATAAATTCGTTTTTGGGGATATTTTCTATCTGCTAAATAACTTAAGGCAACTATTAAAATCATGATTATTGCCGAAATAAAAAGCTTCATATAAAAAACTCTCTTTCTTTTTTATTTTGAAATTGAAAACAAACTATATTATATTTTAACATAATTTTTATAGGATAAAAGTATATTTTGCGTTATACTATAAGGTATATTATTTTTACAATGAATATAAGTGATGTATTGCATTATAAAGGAGTTGAGAGAGTGCTTTCATATAGGATAATGTATTATTTGCGTGGTTTTAAAATTCTAGCCAAAGGTTATTGGACTTCTGAGAAAAAATGGCAGGGAATTGGAATTTTATCTGTTGTAATTGTTTTGAATTTACTCAGTGTTTTTCTCACAGTTTTAATAAATGATTGGTATAAAGAATTTTGGGATGTATTGCAGAGTTATCAATTTGACCAATTTTGGTATCTTGTTGGTAAATTTTCTTTAATTGCATTGATTTATATTTCTATTGGTGTTTATTCTGTGTATTTGCAACAGATGCTACAGATTAAATGGCGCGAATGGATGACTGATAGGTATTTAGTACAATGGCTTAAAAATCGAGCTTATTACCGTTTGAAATTGGCTGGCAATGATATGGATAACCCTGACCAGCGTATTTCAGAGGATATTAATCAATTTGTATCTTTGACTTTAAGTCTTAGTATTGGCATGTTGCGCCAGCTGATTAGTTTGGTGGCATTCGTCGTTATTTTATGGAATTTGTCTGGGATACTCACTGTGCCGATTGGCAGTTATGAATTCACTATTTATGGTTATATGGTATGGGTTTCATTGATTTATTCCATTGCTGGAACATATTTGACGCATAAAGTCGGTAAATTGTTAATCAATTTGAATTTTGAACAGCAAAAATATGAAGCGGATTTCCGTTTTTCTATGATGCGTGTTAGAGAAAATGCTGAGTCTATCGCTTTTTATCGTGGTGAAAAACCTGAATTTATGGGTTTTGGTCAGCGTTTTAAATCTGTAATTAAAAATTTCCGCGATATAATGACGCGTACTAAGATTTTAAATGCATTTACTGTAGGCTATGGACAATTAGCGATTATCATACCGATATTTATGGCTGCTCCGCGTTGGTTTGCAATGGAAGTACAGGTTGGCTGGATTATGCAGTTGCTTAATG
The window above is part of the Megamonas hypermegale genome. Proteins encoded here:
- a CDS encoding S-layer homology domain-containing protein, translated to MSKKTLVSAITAALVVGAASTTFAAANPFSDVPADSWAYDAVSTLAADGVIDGYPDGTYKGQNTMTRYEMAQIVARAMAKTDIEKADKALVDKLAAEFAEELDNLGVRVADLEKKSDNVKWTGELRYRYYDEKHDADADTKYNKVMFRLTPQAYIGNSGWVANARINYLMDVSSDDNAYTADQTDDNDAAVDQAYVEGPLGAATVQAGRLPVFTAQGMLFDDRISGAQVAFGDTFKTTLAAGRYSEDSHSTSTKTTNGNAKDMTAEYYGIQFDWQATDKMAVNAGYTQFTGIDSLNPDAKDASKFVGLNDDSLGIWYLGGSYAFNDSVKLVGEYAQSDADAYEKAGIVEVQYKGSDVADPGSWGAYAGYRHLGNNVAVASTYDDASSGQKGYVVGASYVPAENILATIEYFDGKDLVQDADASKFFGQVEFFF
- the nrdG gene encoding anaerobic ribonucleoside-triphosphate reductase activating protein, translating into MASIKIAGVVNDSIVDGEGFRFTIFTQGCYHNCPECQNPQTHDVNGGRDVDTDELFEQICENPLLSGVTFSGGEPFLQPKPLAELAEKVHERGLDITTFTGYTLEQLWQMNNEDVNALLAQTDVLIDGPFVADKKDISLRFRGSSNQRVIDMNETRRTGQIVLVEE
- a CDS encoding helix-turn-helix domain-containing protein produces the protein MSIKYIIAQIRHEKNMTQKQLAKKAGISTAMISFIENDKRQPTFYVIALIAKALDVTVDELVVIKDTHRFFK
- the galU gene encoding UTP--glucose-1-phosphate uridylyltransferase GalU gives rise to the protein MKRIRKAVIPAAGFGTRFLPATKATPKEMLPIVDKPTIQYIVEEALASGIEDILIISGHAKRAIEDHFDSTPILEENLKAKGKTELLKMVQEISEINVHYIRQKHMRGLGDAILCARAFVDNEPFAVLLGDDVVYNPKPQPPALKQLMDMYSQTGATILGCQKVPKEKVSSYGIVAGEPTINEQLMKVSDMIEKPSIEEAPSQMAVLGRYIITPDVFEVLQNTKPGKGGEIQLTDALKVMAKRENVYAYNFTGKRYDVGDKLGFLKATVEFALRRDDLSADFSSYLKDITKNL
- a CDS encoding anaerobic ribonucleoside triphosphate reductase: MITKIKKRTGDIVQFNAQKIADAIRKANLESIDETFSGEQLKELTHKVVQSLTEKIPGVEQIQDTVEKVLIAGNFASTAKAYILYRAEHTKLRQARANLMDIYNELTFAKAKDADIKRENANIDADTAMGTMLKYGSEGSKYFITSQILPKDIAVAHMNGDIHIHDMDFYMLTETCCQIDLLKLFHNGFSTGHGYLREPNDIRSYAALACIAIQANQNEMHGGQAVPMFDYCMAPGVAKTYRKQYYKALGYYFDSMLGMNIEDGKLLCKEIEKSIPVKVSMSSIDEFGEQLVQFLPRHQREHGFQEIDEATAQQAHKFSAKVAWQETDGATYQAMEAFIHNLNTMNSRAGAQVPFSSINYGTDTSPEGRMVMRNLLLATDAGLGDGETPIFPVQIFKVKEGVNYEKGDPNYDLFRLAMKTSAKRLFPNFSFLDAPFNKQYYKPNDYNTEVAYMGCRTRVMGNVYDPTREVTCGRGNLSFTSINLPRLAIEAKGDIDKFYKSLDEMIDLVIRQLLHRFKIQCAKIGKNYPFLMGQDIWLDSDKVGEYDSIGEVLKHGTLTVGFIGLAETLKALIGKHHGESAEAQKLGLAIIGHMRKRMDDEAQKTKLNFSLIATPAEGLSGRFVKIDRKIYGSIPGVTDREYYTNSFHIPVYYPISAYRKIQLEAPYHSLTNGGHISYIEMDGDPTKNLAAFEAIIRCMHDNGIGYGSVNHPVDRDPVCGYTGIINGVCPKCGRSEAAHKRHVVLKRMRDNCCSATAI
- a CDS encoding ABC transporter ATP-binding protein/permease, whose amino-acid sequence is MYYLRGFKILAKGYWTSEKKWQGIGILSVVIVLNLLSVFLTVLINDWYKEFWDVLQSYQFDQFWYLVGKFSLIALIYISIGVYSVYLQQMLQIKWREWMTDRYLVQWLKNRAYYRLKLAGNDMDNPDQRISEDINQFVSLTLSLSIGMLRQLISLVAFVVILWNLSGILTVPIGSYEFTIYGYMVWVSLIYSIAGTYLTHKVGKLLINLNFEQQKYEADFRFSMMRVRENAESIAFYRGEKPEFMGFGQRFKSVIKNFRDIMTRTKILNAFTVGYGQLAIIIPIFMAAPRWFAMEVQVGWIMQLLNAFGKVQEAMSYLVDSYANIAQWCSVIRRLEGFDRHIGEAVALKSEVDFICADDVKLDDVDVYLPNGDTLVKSCSLDMQDKHSLLIMGQSGVGKSTMLRTLAGIWPYAKGKITLPNENKFLFLPQKPYLPLGSLRRAIYYPLVEDKTQDDKLKEILIMCQLGKLVNKLDEVDDWSRILSLGEQQRLAFARVLLYKPQYVFLDEATSATDEALEQYLYSMLIKELPKLKIISIGHRASLMENHEYKLTLYNEGKWSLEKL
- a CDS encoding YvrJ family protein — translated: MEYLLQSMANYGFPMVIAVFLLVRMDRRLAELDSGIRDLTEAIKQKGSL
- the nrdD gene encoding anaerobic ribonucleoside-triphosphate reductase; protein product: MLVNGVEVKVNGLNDISEKEILNYINYVKQNSNETLSSLTISDAGNGEVSLDYQTQPAQFERIRRITGYLVGTIDRFNNAKRAEEHDRVKHGLN